One Pseudobdellovibrionaceae bacterium genomic window, ATACTAGTTATGCGCTATTGGTTAATGAAATCAGAACCATCTAGTTACTCTCTAGATGCATTAAAAAAAGATAAAAAAACACGATGGGAAGGTGTTCGTAATTATCAAGCGCGTAACTACATGAAAAAAAATATGAGTGTTGGGGATGGAGTTTTGTTTTACCACTCTAATGCTAAACCATCGGCGGTTGTGGGGCTGGCAAAAGTGTCGGGGAAAGCCATTGCAGACATTACCTCTTTTGATAAAAAGTCGGTGTATTATGATCCAAAATCTACGGCAGAAAATCCTCGCTGGCACTGTATAGAGCTAGAGTATGTTGCACACTTTAAACAAGATTTGCCTTTGGCAAGTTTAAAACTTTTAAAAAGTTTAGACGGAATGTTATTGTTAAAAAAAGGAATGCGTTTATCTATACAGCCCGTTTTAAAAAAACACTTTCGATTTTTGTGCAAAAAAGGTGGGCAAGGAAGCACCTTTGTTTAAAAGTAGATGTATTTTTTGTAAATGCGGATAAAGTGTTGTTAATTGTATGAGAGTAATTAGTGGAGGAAAAAAATGAGCAACAAAGAATACCGAATAGAAACCGATAGTTTGGGAGAGGTAAAAGTACCTAAAGACAAGTATTGGGGCGCCCAAACGCAACGATCTATAGAAAATTTTAAAATTGGAAAAGATCGCTTTCCCGAAGAAATGATTCGTGCCTTTGGAATTTTAAAAAAATCGGCGGCCTTGGCTAATGAAAAATTGGGCTTACTAGATTCTACTAAGCTAGAGTTTATTGTAAAGGCTGCAGACGAAGTGATTAAAGGAGAGTGGAACGATCAGTTTCCTTTAGTAGTTTGGCAAACAGGAAGTGGTACGCAAACCAACATGAACGCCAACGAATTTATTGCTAATCGTGCTAGTTTTTTAAAAGATGGAAAGATGGGCTCTAAAAGCATTCACCCCAATGATGATGTTAATAAGGCTCAGTCTTCTAACGATACTTTTCCCACAGCGATGAGAATGGCTATTGTAGAGCAAATGGAATCAGTACTGTTGCTCTCTTTAAGTGATTTAAAACTAGGTTTAGAAAAAAAACAAAAAGCATTTCAAAATATTATTAAGGTGGGAAGAACGCATTTAATGGATGCCACCCCTTTAACGGTGGGGCAAGAGTTTTCCGCTTTTGTTTATCAACTAGATCAGGTGGAAAAAAGTATAAAACAGGTTTTGCCTTTTTTAAAAGAATTGGCATTGGGTGGCACAGCTGTGGGAACGGGGTTAAACACGCACCCTGATTTTGCCGAAACAGCTATTAAATTTATTAACAAAGAGACAAAATTAAATTTTGTTAGTGGAAAAAATAAATTCGCCTTGTTGGCCTCTCACGATGCCGAGGTGGAGTTAAGTGGTGTGTTAAAAAAACTGGCTTGCGCATTAATGAAGTTAGCCAACGACATTCGCTGGTTAGGTAGTGGCCCTCGGTGTGGGTTGGGCGAATTGCAATTGCCCGTCAACGAGCCAGGAAGTTCCATTATGCCAGGTAAAGTAAACCCCACCCAGTGTGAAGCTATGACCATGGTTTGTGCTCAGGTAATGGGAAATGATACCGCTATTTCTATTGGAGGAGCTTCTGGTAATTTGCAGTTAAATGTTTTTAAGCCCTTGATTGTGTTTAATTTATTAAACTCTATTCGTCTTTTATCGGACTCTATGAAAAGCTTTCAAAACAAGTGTGTGGAAGGTTTAGAGGTTTGTGAGGAGGTTTCTGCAGAGTATTTAAAAAAATCTTTGATGTTAGTAACTAGTTTGAACCCTCACATTGGCTATGATAAAGCGGCACAAATTGCAAAACTAGCCCATAAAAAAGGCCTTACTTTAAGGCAAGCAAGCGTAGAATTACAGTTTTTATCGGGTGAAGAATTTGATAAAATAGTAAATCCTAAAAATATGTTAAATCCTCAAAAATAAAAATAAAAAATTTCTTTGGACAAAGGGTATAAATTTTGTATGATTATAAAAGAACCTAGTTTTTAGGTAAAATAAGGAGGCCAATATGGCAGTAAAAAAGAAGAAAAAAGTAACTAAAAAGAGAGTGGCAAAAAAGAAAGTAGTTAAGAGAAAAGTAACTAAAAAAAAGAAAGTTACTAGAAAGAAGAAGGTTGTTAAGAAAAAGAAAGTAACTAAAAAGAAAAAAGTTACTAAAAAGAAAAAAGTAACTAAGAAGAAAAAAGTTACTAAAAAAAAGAAAGTAGTTAAAAAAAAGAAAGTAGTTAAAAAGAAAAAAACAAAAACAAAAAGAAAGCCTAATCCGGCTTTTATGAAAGCTATGACTCCTAGTGCCATTTTAGCGGCAATTGTTGGGACAAGTCCTTTACCAAGAACAGAAGTGGTTAAAAAAATGTGGGTTTATATTAAAAAGTACAACTTACAAAACCCTAAAAATCGTCGTAACATTATTGCTGATGCAAAATTAAAACCTTTGTTTAAAAAAGCAGAAGTTTCTATGTTCGACATGGCTAAAATTATTAGTAAACATTTAAGCTAGGTTTTATGACTTTATCACAGGCAAGTGATATTAAATCTATGGAAAAAGCTGGGCAATTAACTGCTCAGCTTTTATTGTATCTAGAGCCCTATGTTAAATCTGGGGTAACTACCAACGAGCTAGATCAATTGGCTTATGATTACACTTTGTCCAAAGGGGCAATACCTGCTCCATTAAATTATCACGGGTTTCCTAAATCTATATGCACTTCGGTTAATGATTGTATTTGTCATGGCGTTCCTGATGACAGTGCTTTAAAAGAAGGTGATATTGTTAATATCGATGTTACTTGTATTGTAAATGGATTTTTTGGCGACAGTTCCAAAACTTTTTTTGTAGGTAATGTTAGTGAATCTGCTAAAAAAATTACTCAGTGTGCCTACGAAGCTATGAACAAAGGCATTGAACAAGTCTCTGGAAAAAGCAGCACGGGAGACATAGGCTTTGCTGTTAACAAATATGTAACTCGAAACGGGTACTTTGTAGTAAAAGAAATAGGAGGCCACGGTATCGGCCGAAAATTTCACGATGATCCTTTTGTTCCTTCATTTGGAAAAAAGGGAAAGGGGGCACAGTTAAAACCGTGGACCTGCATTACCGTAGAACCGATGATTAACGAAACGGCAACCCCTATAAAAGAGGTTTCTATTTCTAATTCTGAAATTAAATATTATTTAACAGGAGATAAAACCTTATCTGCTCAATTTGAGCACACACTTCTTATTACCGACACCGGTTACGAAATTTTAACGCAAATTTAATTTTTTTATTTTGCCAACCTCAAAAAACAGTACTAATATTTTTTACAGAGCCTATTTAAACCTCTGGCAAAAACCGTTCAGCCCCAAAAGGGACGCAGCAAAGTGCAGGCTTTTTCTAGAGGTTTAAATAGGCTTTGTAAAAAAACATTATCCAGGAACATAAAGTGCTACAAAACTCCACAGAAAAAAATACACCATCATACATAATGAGCCACTCTAAAGTAAAAAGAGATTATAAAGTTTGCAAAGAGGCCATGGAAGATAAAGCCATTTTTGATAAATTGGCTAAGTGGGGAAGAGAGGAAATTACTATTGCCGAAACCGAAATGCCAGGTTTAATGAGTTTACGAAACCGCTATGGCACTAGTAAACCTTTGGCTGGAGCTCGCATTTCTGGTTGTTTACATATGACAGTGCAAACGGCAGTGCTGATGGAAACTTTGGTGCAGTTGGGGGCCGAGTTAAGGTGGAGTTCTTGTAATATTTATTCTACGCAAGACCATGCTGCTGTGGCCGTAGCCCAAGCAGGCATTCCCATTTTTGCATGGAAGGGAGAAACCGAAGAGGAGTTTAA contains:
- a CDS encoding EVE domain-containing protein, whose protein sequence is MRYWLMKSEPSSYSLDALKKDKKTRWEGVRNYQARNYMKKNMSVGDGVLFYHSNAKPSAVVGLAKVSGKAIADITSFDKKSVYYDPKSTAENPRWHCIELEYVAHFKQDLPLASLKLLKSLDGMLLLKKGMRLSIQPVLKKHFRFLCKKGGQGSTFV
- the fumC gene encoding class II fumarate hydratase, whose product is MSNKEYRIETDSLGEVKVPKDKYWGAQTQRSIENFKIGKDRFPEEMIRAFGILKKSAALANEKLGLLDSTKLEFIVKAADEVIKGEWNDQFPLVVWQTGSGTQTNMNANEFIANRASFLKDGKMGSKSIHPNDDVNKAQSSNDTFPTAMRMAIVEQMESVLLLSLSDLKLGLEKKQKAFQNIIKVGRTHLMDATPLTVGQEFSAFVYQLDQVEKSIKQVLPFLKELALGGTAVGTGLNTHPDFAETAIKFINKETKLNFVSGKNKFALLASHDAEVELSGVLKKLACALMKLANDIRWLGSGPRCGLGELQLPVNEPGSSIMPGKVNPTQCEAMTMVCAQVMGNDTAISIGGASGNLQLNVFKPLIVFNLLNSIRLLSDSMKSFQNKCVEGLEVCEEVSAEYLKKSLMLVTSLNPHIGYDKAAQIAKLAHKKGLTLRQASVELQFLSGEEFDKIVNPKNMLNPQK
- the map gene encoding type I methionyl aminopeptidase, with product MTLSQASDIKSMEKAGQLTAQLLLYLEPYVKSGVTTNELDQLAYDYTLSKGAIPAPLNYHGFPKSICTSVNDCICHGVPDDSALKEGDIVNIDVTCIVNGFFGDSSKTFFVGNVSESAKKITQCAYEAMNKGIEQVSGKSSTGDIGFAVNKYVTRNGYFVVKEIGGHGIGRKFHDDPFVPSFGKKGKGAQLKPWTCITVEPMINETATPIKEVSISNSEIKYYLTGDKTLSAQFEHTLLITDTGYEILTQI